From the Lathyrus oleraceus cultivar Zhongwan6 chromosome 4, CAAS_Psat_ZW6_1.0, whole genome shotgun sequence genome, one window contains:
- the LOC127073875 gene encoding uncharacterized protein LOC127073875 — MVSDSISAAPIPSAANTKNPGKKKRTNRSAKLKQYKIDARREQWLSQGAAKNKGCKDGVEDDIHLPSSPMGKRGKQELEKVETRRRGEEDVIHQDSDSESPSNSPISPNSSVLCGGTDSGTNFTGSSSGGSSRSSSSSGGCFSGNVTEEEEDNNDEEVEEEEDGCLDDWEAVADALAADDKHETSSHDEPVVEMVSSCELTHGSSLGYLNSKSGSAGMVPWGSGNARAWRVDDALRPQTLPNLSKQHSMPNPDRRFGGGVPWSRTSVPSPCPICCEDLDLTDTSFLPCNCGFRLCLFCHKRILEQDARCPGCRKQYECEPVETEASVHGGSLTLRLARSVSMIERS; from the exons ATGGTTTCTGATTCAATCTCTGCTGCTCCGATTCCTTCTGCCGCAAACACGAAGAACCCAGGCAAGAAGAAGAGG ACCAACAGGTCTGCGAAATTGAAGCAGTATAAGATTGATGCGCGTCGCGAACAATGGTTATCTCAAG GTGCTGCGAAGAATAAGGGGTGCAAGGATGGCGTGGAGGATGATATCCACCTGCCATCGTCGCCTATGGGTAAACGTGGGAAACAGGAATTGGAGAAAGTGGAGACGAGGCGGAGAGGTGAAGAGGATGTGATTCATCAAGACAGTGATTCGGAGTCACCATCGAACAGTCCCATCAGTCCGAATAGTAGTGTCTTATGTGGTGGTACTGATTCTGGGACGAATTTCACGGGTAGCAGCAGTGGTGGGAGCAGCAGAAGTAGTTCTAGCAGTGGCGGGTGTTTCTCTGGGAATGTTACAGAAGAGGAAGAGGATAATAATGATGAAGAggtagaagaagaagaagatgggTGCTTGGATGATTGGGAGGCTGTGGCAGATGCTTTAGCCGCTGATGACAAGCACGAAACCTCTTCACACGATGAACCTGTTGTGGAAATGGTTTCATCTTGTGAATTGACTCATGGTTCAAGTTTAGGATATCTGAACTCCAAATCAGGTAGTGCTGGGATGGTTCCTTGGGGCTCTGGCAATGCTAGAGCTTGGAGGGTGGACGATGCTCTTCGCCCCCAGACTTTGCCCAATCTTTCAAAACAGCATAGTATGCCGAATCCAGACCGGCGTTTTGGAGGAGGGGTTCCCTGGTCTCGCACTTCTGTGCCATCCCCTTGTCCAATTTGTTGTGAGGATCTCGATCTAACGGACACAAGTTTTCTACCATGCAATTGCGGTTTTCGGCTTTGTCTCTTTTGCCACAAGAGGATTCTTGAGCAGGATGCTCGTTGTCCCGGGTGCAGGAAGCAGTATGAGTGTGAACCTGTTGAGACAGAGGCAAGTGTGCATGGAGGTAGCCTTACTCTTCGGTTGGCTCGATCTGTTAGCATGATCGAAAGGTCTTGA